TTCTCCTTGCCGCGTCCGTCACTCCCGGAGCCGGAAACGCTGCGGCGCAATGGGTTCACCCAGCGATCCGAGCGGTGCCGCAGCGGGTATGGCATCGGGCTTCATCTCGATGGCGTGGCAGGGGCACTGCTCGAAGCAGATGCCACAGCCGGTGCACAGCTCGGGCTCGACCCGGTAGCCGCGCCCGCGCCCGAGACGGGCGATCGCCTGCTCGGGACAGGCGGCGAAGCAGTTGTCGCATTCGAAGCAGTTGCCGCACGACAGGCACCGGCCCGCTTCGAACCGCGCCTCCGCCTCGCTGAGGCCCTGCACGACCTCGGCGAAGGATGTCCGTGCCGCCGACGGCAGTTCCGGCTCGCTGCGCCGGGCCGCTTCCAGGAATACCGGCAGGTCGAGCATGTCGAAGGTCACCGGCGGATGCTTGGGCGGCCGCCGATAGGTCGCGCCATGGAGCCACGCATCGATATGTCGGGCCGCGCGCTTGCCGTGGCCGACCGCGACGGTGACCGTGCGCTCGCTCGGCACCATGTCGCCGCCAGCGAAGATGCCGGGATGGCCGGTCATCATGTCCGGGCCGACGACCACCATGCCGTCCGACTTGAACTCGACGCCCGGCACGCGCTTGAGGAAACCGCTGTCGGTCTGCTGGCCGAGCGCCAGCACGACCGCGTCGGCCTCAAGCGTTTCGATCCGCCCGGTCGGATGTGGCCTGCCATCGGCATCGAGTTCCATGACTTCCACCGTCAGCGACGGGCCCGCCACTTCCTTGATGCTCGTCAGCCACTGGATCTTGACGCCCTCCGCGAGCGCCTCGTCGGCCTCGAAGGCGTGGGCCGGCATCTGGGTGCGGTCCCGGTGATAGACGATCAGCGCCTCCTCGGCGCCGAGACGCTTCGCCGTTCGTGCGGCGTCCATCGCCGTATTGCCGCCGCCGTAGATCACGACACGCCGTCCGAGGCGCGGACGCTCGCCGGTGCTGACCCCGCGCAGAAAGTCCACCGCGTCCAGCATGCGCGCGGCGTCCCGCGCCGGGATGTCGACATGTTTCGCGACATGGGCCCCGATCGCGACGAATGCGGCGTCGAAGCCGCCGGCTGCTTTCTCCACCAGCAGATCCTCGACCCTGTGGTTGAGGATGATGCGGACGCCCATTTGCTCGATCCGGCGGATCTCCTTCAAGAGGTCTGCGCGCGGCAAACGGTACGCCGGGATGCCGAAATGCATCATGCCGCCGGGGAGCGGTCCCGCCTCGTGGATTTCCACGGCATGGCCGAGGCGCGTGAGGTGATAGGCGGCCGACAGCCCGCTCGGGCCCGCGCCGACGACAAGCACCCGCTTGCCGCTCGGTTTCGCATCAACCGGGAGCGTCCAGCCCTCCGTTGCCGCCAAGTCGCCGAGGAAGCGCTCGACCGCATGGATGCTCACCGCCGCGTCGAGTTCGGTACGGTTACAGCTCGTCTCG
This Immundisolibacter cernigliae DNA region includes the following protein-coding sequences:
- a CDS encoding NAD(P)-binding protein, whose translation is MLKPADATRNHAVAAGTGAMRRQLPHWIDHLPPCNAACPAGENIQAWLDLAQAGKYRAAWEALVRDNPLPAVHGRVCYHPCETSCNRTELDAAVSIHAVERFLGDLAATEGWTLPVDAKPSGKRVLVVGAGPSGLSAAYHLTRLGHAVEIHEAGPLPGGMMHFGIPAYRLPRADLLKEIRRIEQMGVRIILNHRVEDLLVEKAAGGFDAAFVAIGAHVAKHVDIPARDAARMLDAVDFLRGVSTGERPRLGRRVVIYGGGNTAMDAARTAKRLGAEEALIVYHRDRTQMPAHAFEADEALAEGVKIQWLTSIKEVAGPSLTVEVMELDADGRPHPTGRIETLEADAVVLALGQQTDSGFLKRVPGVEFKSDGMVVVGPDMMTGHPGIFAGGDMVPSERTVTVAVGHGKRAARHIDAWLHGATYRRPPKHPPVTFDMLDLPVFLEAARRSEPELPSAARTSFAEVVQGLSEAEARFEAGRCLSCGNCFECDNCFAACPEQAIARLGRGRGYRVEPELCTGCGICFEQCPCHAIEMKPDAIPAAAPLGSLGEPIAPQRFRLRE